Proteins from a genomic interval of Trifolium pratense cultivar HEN17-A07 linkage group LG6, ARS_RC_1.1, whole genome shotgun sequence:
- the LOC123891938 gene encoding protein FAR1-RELATED SEQUENCE 5-like: MWYKANARLEDAEEKMKVFKLRKLYRYFKNWMVHDFVVEHNHMLHTQETTHMLSSQRKVSEIHCQQIDLADDAGLQQRSSFDLMSKEVGGRTNLGFTRLDQKNYLKKRRQNSLVNGEAGYLLQYFQKMSLDSPSFYHAYQMDVEDQITNVFWADARMLFDYGYFGDVVSLDSTYCTNSSYRPLAVFSGFNHHRKAVIFGAALLYDETAESFKWLFETFLEAHKQKTPQTVFTD, encoded by the exons ATGTGGTATAAAGCAAATGCAAGACTAGAGGATGCTGAAGAAAAAATGAAG GTGTTTAAACTACGAAAACTATATAGATATTTCAAAAATTGGATGGTTCATGATTTTGTGGTAGAACATAACCATATGTTACACACAcaagaaacaactcatatgtTGTCATCTCAACGAAAAGTTTCAGAAATTCACTGCCAACAAATTGATCTAGCGGATGACGCCGGTCTTCAACAAAGGagttcatttgatttgatgagTAAAGAAGTGGGTGGCAGAACCAACTTGGGATTTACACGCCTTGATCAAAAGAATTATCTAAAAAAAAGAAGGCAAAACAGTTTAGTAAATGGGGAAGCCGGGTATCTATTGCAATACTTTCAAAAAATGTCGCTTGATAGCCCTTCCTTTTATCATGCTTATCAAATGGATGTGGAAGATCAAATTACTAATGTATTTTGGGCAGATGCGAGAATGCTCTTTGATTATGGATattttggtgatgtggtttctCTTGATTCAACATATTGCACAAATAGTTCATATAGACCACTAGCAGTGTTCTCGGGATTTAACCACCATCGAAAAGCGGTGATCTTTGGGGCTGCATTATTGTACGACGAAACTGCAGAGTCGTTCAAGTGGCTTTTTGAGACGTTTCTAGAGGCACATAAGCAAAAAACGCCTCAAACAGTTTTTACTGAT
- the LOC123890452 gene encoding non-specific lipid-transfer protein 1-like, whose translation MASSMLVKVICLSMICLVLDIPLANAALSCGQIQLTVAPCLGYLRNPGPSVSAPCCNGLRSIYGQSKSIADRQSVCRCVKGTIFGLPGINLSALSSIAPKCGINLPYKISPSINCNTIP comes from the exons ATGGCTAGCTCAATGCTCGTCAAAGTTATTTGCTTGTCTATGATATGTTTGGTTTTGGACATTCCCTTGGCCAACGCTGCCCTTTCTTGTGGTCAGATACAACTTACTGTAGCACCATGCCTTGGGTACCTTAGGAACCCAGGACCATCTGTCTCAGCACCATGTTGCAATGGACTTAGGAGTATTTATGGCCAGAGTAAGTCTATTGCTGATCGTCAAAGTGTTTGCAGGTGCGTCAAAGGAACTATATTCGGCTTACCTGGAATCAATCTTTCGGCCCTTTCTAGCATCGCTCCTAAGTGTGGTATCAATTTGCCTTACAAGATTAGCCCCTCCATTAACTGCAACAC GATTCCCTAA